Proteins encoded together in one Kutzneria kofuensis window:
- a CDS encoding carotenoid oxygenase family protein, with protein MDVEIVGRMLSTLPADDDHPYRTGPWRPQHTEWRADDLEVIGELPSDLDGVYLRNTENPVHPAIERYHPFDGDAMIHMVGFRDGKAFYRNRFVRTDGLLAENEAGGPLWAGIAERATMSKRDGWGARGRMKDSSSTDVVVHNGVALSSFYQCGDLYRLDPLSLETLGKSSWVPECGVSAHTKVDERTGELLFFNYSTEAPYLHYGVVDSADQLVHYVDVPLPGPRLPHDMAFTENYAILNDCPMFWDAGLMAKGAHVPRFHRDMPLRLGVIPRRGGSDEVLWFEAEPTYVLHWVNAYEEGDEIVLDGFFQHDPMPDDNGQPGSVQRIFRFLALDRLQTRLHRWRLNLATGQCKEEQLTDSITEFGMVNSGVGGRPYRYTYAATGKPGWFLFDGLVKHDLQRGTEERFSFGDGVYGSETAVAPRIGSGSEDDAYLVTLTTDMVNDRSECLVFAAQRVSDGPIARIRLPERISSGTHATWAPGSSLPGWRA; from the coding sequence ATGGACGTTGAGATCGTCGGCCGGATGCTGTCGACGCTGCCGGCGGACGACGACCACCCGTACCGGACCGGGCCGTGGCGGCCGCAGCACACCGAGTGGCGGGCCGACGACCTGGAGGTGATCGGCGAGCTTCCGTCCGATCTGGACGGTGTCTACCTGCGCAACACCGAGAACCCGGTGCATCCGGCCATCGAGCGCTACCATCCGTTCGACGGCGACGCCATGATCCACATGGTCGGGTTCCGGGACGGGAAGGCGTTCTACCGCAACCGGTTCGTCCGCACCGACGGGCTGCTCGCCGAGAACGAGGCCGGCGGTCCGCTGTGGGCCGGCATCGCCGAGCGGGCCACGATGTCCAAACGGGACGGTTGGGGCGCTCGGGGCCGCATGAAGGACTCCTCCAGCACGGACGTAGTGGTGCACAACGGTGTCGCGCTGAGCAGCTTCTACCAGTGCGGAGACCTGTACCGGCTCGATCCGCTGTCGCTGGAGACCCTCGGCAAGTCCTCCTGGGTGCCGGAGTGCGGCGTCTCCGCGCACACCAAGGTGGACGAGCGCACCGGCGAACTGCTGTTCTTCAACTACAGCACCGAGGCTCCGTACCTGCACTACGGCGTCGTGGATTCCGCTGACCAACTCGTGCACTACGTGGACGTGCCGCTGCCCGGGCCGCGCCTGCCGCACGACATGGCCTTCACCGAGAACTATGCGATCCTCAACGACTGCCCCATGTTCTGGGACGCCGGTCTGATGGCCAAGGGTGCGCATGTGCCTCGGTTCCATCGGGACATGCCGTTGCGGCTCGGCGTGATCCCTCGCCGCGGCGGCAGCGACGAGGTGCTGTGGTTCGAGGCCGAGCCCACCTACGTGCTGCATTGGGTCAACGCGTACGAGGAGGGCGACGAGATCGTGCTCGACGGCTTCTTCCAGCACGATCCGATGCCCGACGACAACGGCCAGCCCGGTTCCGTCCAACGAATCTTCCGGTTCCTGGCTCTGGACCGCCTCCAGACCCGCCTGCACCGCTGGCGGCTCAACCTGGCCACCGGCCAGTGCAAGGAGGAACAGCTCACCGACTCCATCACCGAGTTCGGCATGGTCAATTCGGGCGTCGGTGGGCGGCCCTACCGCTACACCTACGCCGCCACCGGCAAACCCGGCTGGTTCCTGTTCGACGGACTCGTCAAGCACGATCTCCAGCGTGGCACCGAGGAGCGCTTCTCCTTCGGCGACGGCGTCTACGGCAGCGAGACCGCCGTGGCCCCACGGATCGGTTCGGGGTCGGAGGACGACGCCTACCTCGTCACCCTCACCACCGACATGGTCAACGACCGCTCCGAGTGCCTGGTCTTCGCCGCCCAGCGGGTGTCCGACGGCCCCATCGCGCGGATTCGGCTCCCGGAAAGGATTTCCAGCGGCACCCACGCCACGTGGGCGCCGGGATCATCGCTGCCGGGCTGGCGTGCTTGA
- a CDS encoding winged helix-turn-helix transcriptional regulator — MTELPAGQRNAIGVTLGLLGDEWSLLILREALLGASRFVDWRARLPISNAVLTARLSRLTDAGLFVRGNGYRLTERGADVWSILLSIWAWEDRWVPGHVERLPGRVHRLCDKPFDPVLVCSACDAAVVASDRSLAGGFGPSGSWERSVPEATTRRRSGGGEVGSLNAGLFPETTALIGNRWSAALVGAAFQGVHRFSDFQRCLNSSPTMVADRIRTLCSLGVLSDDYRLTAKGLAFFPVVMCLVGWAQRWYRAAEGPALVYRHVPCGADFVAALDCSTCGDRLARKDVVPTS; from the coding sequence GTGACGGAGCTGCCCGCCGGGCAGCGCAACGCCATCGGGGTGACGCTGGGGCTGCTCGGCGACGAGTGGTCCCTGCTCATCCTGCGTGAGGCGCTGCTCGGCGCCAGCCGCTTCGTCGACTGGCGCGCCCGCCTCCCCATCTCCAACGCCGTTCTGACCGCCCGGCTGTCACGCCTGACCGACGCCGGCCTTTTCGTGCGTGGCAACGGATACCGACTCACCGAGCGGGGCGCCGACGTCTGGTCCATCCTGCTCAGCATCTGGGCGTGGGAGGACCGCTGGGTCCCCGGCCACGTCGAACGCCTCCCCGGCCGCGTGCACCGGTTGTGCGACAAGCCCTTCGACCCCGTGCTGGTCTGCTCCGCCTGCGACGCCGCGGTAGTGGCCAGCGACCGCTCCCTGGCGGGCGGCTTCGGGCCCAGCGGCTCGTGGGAACGCTCGGTGCCCGAGGCCACCACCCGCCGCCGGTCGGGCGGCGGAGAGGTTGGTTCGCTCAACGCCGGCCTCTTCCCCGAGACCACCGCCCTCATCGGCAACCGCTGGTCCGCCGCCCTCGTCGGCGCGGCCTTCCAGGGCGTGCACCGGTTCAGCGACTTCCAGCGGTGCCTGAACTCCTCGCCCACCATGGTCGCCGACCGGATCCGCACCCTGTGCTCGCTGGGCGTGCTCTCCGACGACTATCGGCTCACCGCCAAGGGACTGGCCTTCTTCCCGGTGGTGATGTGCCTGGTCGGCTGGGCCCAGCGCTGGTACCGGGCCGCCGAAGGGCCCGCGCTGGTCTACCGGCACGTCCCCTGTGGCGCCGACTTCGTCGCCGCGCTGGACTGCTCCACGTGCGGGGACCGGTTGGCACGCAAGGACGTCGTGCCTACCAGCTGA
- a CDS encoding SDR family oxidoreductase has translation MTRNGRVALVTGANKGIGREIARGLGQVGFTVLASARDRRRGAQTVAELADDGLDVRFLQLDVTEEPSVFAAADRVEAEFGRLDVLVNNAGIANELGVAPSLTVVDDMRRVYETNVFGVVAVTNAMLPLLRKSEAARIVNVSSRLGSISQQAAPNTELGLFMAYASSKAALNAITVHYARELADTPIKVNACAPGFCATDLNGNLGTRTPAQGAKIAVELAVLAADGPTGGFFDENGPVSW, from the coding sequence ATGACGAGGAACGGACGGGTGGCGCTGGTGACCGGCGCCAACAAGGGAATCGGACGGGAGATCGCGCGCGGGCTGGGGCAGGTGGGGTTCACGGTGCTGGCGTCGGCGCGGGATCGGCGGCGCGGGGCGCAGACGGTGGCGGAGTTGGCGGACGACGGCCTGGACGTGCGGTTCCTGCAGCTGGACGTGACGGAGGAGCCGTCCGTCTTCGCGGCGGCGGACCGGGTCGAGGCGGAGTTCGGGCGGCTGGACGTGTTGGTGAACAACGCGGGCATCGCCAACGAGCTGGGGGTGGCACCGAGCCTGACCGTGGTGGACGACATGCGCCGGGTGTACGAGACGAACGTCTTCGGCGTGGTGGCGGTGACCAACGCGATGCTGCCGCTGCTGCGGAAGTCCGAGGCGGCGCGGATCGTGAACGTGTCGAGCCGGCTGGGGTCGATCTCCCAGCAGGCGGCGCCGAACACGGAGCTGGGGCTGTTCATGGCCTACGCCAGCTCGAAGGCGGCGCTGAACGCGATCACCGTGCACTACGCGAGGGAGCTGGCCGACACGCCGATCAAGGTCAACGCCTGCGCGCCGGGATTCTGCGCGACGGACCTGAACGGCAACCTCGGCACCCGCACGCCGGCGCAGGGCGCGAAGATCGCCGTCGAGCTGGCCGTGCTGGCCGCCGACGGCCCGACCGGCGGCTTCTTCGACGAGAACGGCCCGGTCAGCTGGTAG
- a CDS encoding tetratricopeptide repeat protein translates to MFDAADETVVPAQLPPAPRSFTSRQRELDRLARWRTESPPVVVLHGVGGVGKTALALRWLHDVAGEFPDGSLFVDLRAFSAEGPVAAGDALEWFLIALGVRPDRIPVELAARTGLYRSLVAGRSFAVLIDNALSAAQVRPLLPGGASIAVVTSRLRLAGLAMDGARFVEVDPMDLPASVELLAKVVDDDRPSAEPVAAQELARLCGGLPIALSVVGARLSSRPRRPLAREAATLREQRLAALILDGEPSVQILFDLSYRELPSAAARLYRLCAVHPAGDFDVSAAAACIGLPLAETEGLLDVLIDANLLREVDDRTFAYHDLLRVHALDQITDDEHAAALRRLVEWYLDVLVSADLALHPFRRRTGPRYERPLSLFRNDIESLAWLTAHRATLRAVFADAVERGWDDLVWQFSEAFWGFFLHSRHYQAAIDMFREGVRAAHRLADPLAEARLRSQLGYAHAKVGDYREAIEQNTHALRLAETVADDRTIATAYSQLGRAARGLGELTEAIGYYARARDMQQAIGETRGVALCRRRIGQMLTTLGRHDEAVAEMRAAADIFGSMSDRTQYSRTLMYLGLTALDSSDPQSAAAPLGQALDLMRELGSAYYQAEILTAMGDLAARTGDLPAARRAYTEAAELYEQVADPRAAEVRAKLSSVE, encoded by the coding sequence GTGTTCGACGCCGCTGACGAGACCGTCGTGCCGGCGCAACTGCCGCCGGCGCCACGGAGCTTCACCAGCAGGCAACGGGAACTCGACCGGCTGGCGCGGTGGCGAACCGAATCGCCGCCCGTCGTTGTGCTGCACGGTGTCGGCGGTGTCGGCAAGACCGCGCTCGCCCTGCGGTGGTTGCACGACGTGGCTGGCGAATTTCCCGACGGGAGCCTCTTCGTCGATCTGCGCGCGTTTTCCGCTGAGGGGCCCGTGGCCGCCGGGGACGCCCTCGAATGGTTCCTGATCGCGCTCGGCGTCCGGCCCGACCGCATACCCGTCGAACTCGCCGCCAGAACCGGCCTCTACCGTTCGCTCGTCGCCGGCCGATCCTTTGCCGTGCTCATCGACAATGCCCTGTCCGCCGCACAGGTGCGGCCCCTGTTGCCCGGCGGCGCCAGCATCGCCGTCGTCACCAGCCGACTGCGGCTCGCCGGCCTCGCCATGGACGGTGCCCGGTTCGTCGAGGTCGATCCGATGGACCTCCCGGCCTCCGTCGAACTGCTTGCCAAGGTCGTCGACGACGACCGGCCGTCGGCCGAACCCGTTGCCGCCCAAGAGTTGGCGCGACTGTGCGGCGGCCTGCCCATCGCCCTGTCCGTCGTCGGCGCTCGCCTCTCATCCCGTCCGCGCCGTCCGCTCGCCCGGGAAGCTGCCACCCTCCGGGAGCAGCGGCTCGCCGCCTTGATCTTGGACGGGGAGCCTTCCGTGCAGATCCTTTTCGACCTGTCCTACCGCGAACTCCCATCCGCCGCCGCGCGCCTCTACCGCCTCTGCGCCGTGCACCCCGCCGGCGACTTCGACGTCTCCGCTGCCGCCGCCTGCATCGGTCTGCCGTTGGCCGAGACCGAGGGTCTGCTCGACGTCCTCATCGACGCCAACCTTCTGCGCGAGGTCGACGACCGCACGTTCGCCTATCACGACCTCCTGCGCGTGCATGCCCTCGACCAGATCACCGACGACGAACACGCCGCAGCCCTGCGCCGCCTCGTCGAGTGGTATCTGGACGTCCTGGTGTCGGCCGACCTCGCGTTGCACCCGTTCCGCCGCCGTACCGGCCCGCGGTACGAGCGACCGCTTTCCCTGTTCCGCAATGACATCGAGTCGTTGGCGTGGCTCACCGCCCACCGTGCGACACTGCGTGCCGTGTTCGCGGACGCCGTCGAGCGGGGATGGGACGACCTCGTCTGGCAGTTCAGCGAGGCGTTCTGGGGATTCTTCCTGCACAGCAGGCACTACCAGGCGGCGATCGACATGTTCCGCGAGGGTGTGCGCGCCGCGCACCGCCTGGCGGATCCGCTGGCGGAGGCCCGGCTGCGGTCGCAACTCGGCTACGCGCATGCCAAGGTCGGCGACTACCGCGAGGCGATCGAGCAGAACACGCATGCCCTGCGGCTGGCCGAGACCGTGGCGGACGACCGCACCATCGCCACCGCGTACTCGCAGCTCGGCCGCGCCGCCCGTGGACTCGGCGAGCTCACCGAGGCGATCGGCTACTACGCCAGGGCAAGGGATATGCAGCAGGCGATCGGCGAGACCCGCGGCGTCGCGCTGTGCCGGCGGCGGATTGGCCAGATGCTGACCACGCTCGGCCGTCACGACGAGGCCGTGGCGGAAATGCGGGCCGCGGCCGACATCTTCGGGTCGATGTCCGACCGTACCCAGTACTCCCGCACGTTGATGTACCTCGGACTCACCGCGCTCGATTCGTCGGATCCACAGTCGGCCGCGGCGCCGCTGGGCCAGGCGCTCGACCTCATGCGGGAGTTGGGTTCCGCGTACTACCAGGCCGAGATCCTCACCGCCATGGGCGACCTCGCCGCGCGGACCGGCGATCTGCCGGCCGCGCGGCGGGCCTACACCGAGGCCGCGGAGCTCTACGAGCAGGTGGCCGATCCCAGGGCCGCCGAAGTGCGGGCCAAGCTGAGCAGTGTCGAATAG
- a CDS encoding AfsR/SARP family transcriptional regulator, translating into MDVVLGILGETVLRIDGRLDVDWGRPKERAVLAALATQPGKAMSIDTLSDWLWDSDDSLRKPSSALQTHVSRIRNPLNKVLAAHVELVSEYRGYRLDVDHAVVDYFVFRELMARARDVGAKGDHVQACRIAEEALALWRGTPMPELDSERARNWRRIVIENEWLPANIALAGWLVDVGELDEALRRLDELDRDHGDTLLVAQQRLRALCAQSRFDDAKQFCQNFRKRMRDNLDDESAAEIQRFYNHLVATHGAVVRHRVRPDQLPDAVPDFTGRRDLLAQLDTALAASAKVIVLGGPGGIGKTTLAVHWARRRRFADGALYLDLNGFGYGPRVTEAEIIYTFLAALGYPVEGEVSARARTEKLRQLTANRRMLVVLDNVAESAQVQRIMPLLGPAVVLVTSRKRLLGLVVSGGARMVTVPPLAHDEGVALLVGRMGRPAADSAAVSQLADLCVGFPLALTIVGDWVSARPGAPLSAFVDRLRGSRLLKLGRHGDAAATSLAAVFELSYLALSEAGRRLFRLLGLHPGLDIGVAAITALAGRDVEDALEELVDAHLLDQRGDLDRYQLHDVLRSYASELVSDPEHAADREAAELRLQSFYFHSADNAFRAVMSYDCRVPPLEIEDGVTAAEFAGSAEAARWFELERNNLSGVLEVARDGRRYAYWRTPQVVAPPMVRFGWLDEAKRAWEIALELAEGSGDAFARGACVNNLASFLLHIGEYDEARPLLESALRYASESGSDLGVSAVLHNLARVEVSRGRFPRALELFERALQAAQRDGSVALQATTMHRMGTTYRACGQPIQAAKWLYQALAAREAAHDAHGTGDTLAELGALLAERGDKVNAVGHGEQAVALLEEIHDLAGARNARIRLAQTHIDLDGDRDAALRHALRAVELARLTWHAEGEATALDLVGRLRHATGDVVAATDAWRAAARIYLDRGDPRGHQIMQRLDELGAA; encoded by the coding sequence ATGGACGTCGTGCTAGGGATTCTCGGTGAGACCGTGCTGCGTATCGACGGTCGCCTCGATGTCGATTGGGGTCGGCCCAAGGAGCGCGCGGTGCTCGCTGCGCTGGCCACCCAACCAGGTAAGGCGATGTCAATCGATACGTTGAGCGACTGGCTCTGGGATAGCGACGACAGCCTACGCAAGCCCTCGTCGGCGCTGCAGACGCACGTGTCCCGCATCCGGAATCCCTTAAATAAGGTGCTCGCCGCGCATGTCGAACTTGTCAGCGAATACCGGGGCTACAGGTTGGACGTGGACCATGCGGTGGTCGACTACTTCGTGTTCCGCGAGCTGATGGCGCGGGCCCGCGATGTCGGTGCCAAGGGCGACCATGTGCAGGCCTGTCGGATCGCCGAGGAGGCGCTGGCGCTGTGGCGTGGCACGCCGATGCCGGAACTGGACAGCGAGCGGGCACGCAACTGGCGTCGCATTGTGATCGAGAACGAATGGCTGCCGGCGAATATCGCGTTGGCGGGTTGGCTGGTCGACGTCGGCGAGCTGGACGAAGCGCTGCGCAGACTCGACGAGCTGGACCGCGATCACGGCGACACCCTCTTGGTCGCCCAGCAACGGTTGCGTGCCCTCTGTGCGCAGTCGAGGTTCGACGACGCCAAGCAGTTCTGTCAGAACTTTCGCAAGCGCATGCGGGACAACCTCGACGACGAGTCCGCGGCCGAGATTCAGAGATTCTACAACCATCTTGTTGCGACGCATGGAGCTGTTGTCCGTCATCGGGTGCGGCCAGACCAACTCCCCGACGCGGTCCCGGACTTCACCGGCCGGCGCGACCTGCTGGCACAGCTCGACACCGCCCTCGCGGCGTCGGCGAAGGTGATAGTGCTGGGTGGACCTGGCGGTATCGGCAAGACGACCCTCGCGGTTCACTGGGCCCGTCGACGCCGTTTCGCCGACGGCGCGCTCTATCTGGACCTCAATGGCTTCGGCTACGGCCCGCGGGTCACCGAAGCCGAAATTATATACACATTTCTGGCGGCGCTTGGATATCCTGTCGAGGGTGAGGTGAGCGCGCGGGCGCGGACCGAGAAGCTGCGTCAGCTGACCGCCAATCGCCGGATGCTGGTGGTGTTGGACAACGTCGCCGAGTCCGCCCAGGTCCAGCGCATCATGCCGCTGCTCGGTCCCGCCGTCGTCCTGGTGACCAGCAGGAAGAGGCTGCTCGGTCTCGTGGTCTCAGGCGGGGCGCGCATGGTCACGGTGCCGCCCCTTGCTCACGACGAAGGGGTCGCACTGCTGGTCGGCCGGATGGGGCGGCCGGCAGCGGACTCGGCGGCCGTCTCCCAGCTGGCGGACCTGTGTGTGGGATTCCCGCTCGCGTTGACCATCGTCGGCGACTGGGTTTCCGCGCGACCCGGCGCACCGCTGTCCGCCTTCGTGGATCGGCTTCGCGGTTCTCGACTGTTGAAGCTCGGGCGCCACGGCGACGCCGCCGCCACAAGCCTGGCGGCTGTGTTCGAGCTGTCCTATCTCGCTCTCAGCGAGGCTGGTCGGCGGCTCTTTCGATTGCTCGGCCTGCACCCCGGTCTGGACATCGGTGTCGCGGCGATCACCGCGCTCGCCGGTCGGGATGTCGAGGATGCGCTTGAGGAGTTGGTCGACGCGCATCTGCTCGATCAACGCGGTGATCTCGATCGGTACCAGCTCCATGACGTGCTTCGCAGCTATGCCTCGGAGCTGGTGTCCGATCCGGAGCACGCCGCCGACCGGGAGGCCGCCGAGCTGCGTCTGCAGTCGTTCTACTTCCACAGCGCCGACAATGCGTTTCGGGCGGTGATGTCCTACGACTGCAGGGTGCCGCCGTTGGAGATCGAAGACGGCGTCACCGCCGCCGAGTTCGCGGGCAGTGCCGAGGCGGCGCGATGGTTCGAGCTTGAACGAAACAACCTCTCCGGCGTGTTGGAGGTGGCCAGGGACGGTCGGCGCTATGCGTACTGGCGGACGCCGCAGGTCGTCGCACCTCCAATGGTGAGGTTTGGCTGGCTAGACGAAGCGAAGCGGGCCTGGGAGATCGCCCTTGAGCTGGCCGAGGGGTCTGGCGACGCCTTCGCGCGTGGTGCGTGCGTCAACAACCTGGCCTCTTTCCTGCTGCACATCGGCGAGTATGACGAGGCGCGGCCCCTGCTCGAGTCGGCGCTTCGTTACGCCTCGGAAAGCGGTAGCGATCTCGGTGTGTCGGCGGTCCTGCACAACTTGGCCCGTGTGGAGGTCAGCCGAGGTCGGTTCCCCCGCGCGCTGGAGCTCTTCGAGCGTGCGCTGCAGGCAGCACAGCGGGACGGCAGCGTCGCGCTTCAGGCTACGACCATGCACCGCATGGGCACCACCTACCGGGCCTGCGGTCAGCCGATCCAGGCCGCGAAATGGCTGTACCAGGCGCTTGCGGCCCGTGAGGCGGCCCACGACGCTCACGGCACCGGGGACACACTGGCGGAGCTCGGCGCCTTGCTGGCAGAACGCGGCGACAAGGTCAACGCCGTCGGGCACGGCGAGCAGGCGGTCGCGCTCCTGGAGGAGATCCACGATCTGGCCGGCGCCCGCAATGCCCGCATTCGATTGGCGCAGACGCACATCGATCTCGACGGTGATCGTGATGCCGCTCTGCGACACGCGCTGCGCGCCGTGGAACTGGCCAGGCTGACATGGCACGCCGAAGGGGAAGCGACCGCGCTCGATCTCGTCGGCCGGCTCCGGCACGCGACGGGTGACGTGGTCGCGGCGACCGATGCTTGGCGTGCGGCTGCCCGGATCTATCTGGATCGGGGAGATCCACGCGGTCACCAGATCATGCAGCGATTGGATGAACTCGGCGCGGCCTGA